In one Capra hircus breed San Clemente chromosome 22, ASM170441v1, whole genome shotgun sequence genomic region, the following are encoded:
- the MST1 gene encoding hepatocyte growth factor-like protein isoform X2, producing the protein MGLWWVTVQPPARRMGWLPLLLLLIRFSGAPGQRSPLNDFQVLRGTELQHLLHSGGPRPWQEDVANAEECAGRCGPLLDCRAFHYNLSSHGCQLLPWTQHSPHTRLQRSGRCDLFQKKNYVRTCIVDTGVEYRGTVAITVGGLPCQHWSQRFPNDHKFTPTLRNGLEENFCRNPDRDPGGPWCYTTDPAVRFQSCGIKSCREAACLWCNGEDYRGSVDSTESGRECQRWDLQHPHPHPFEPSKFLDKNLDDNYCRNPDGSERPWCYTTDPQMEREFCDLPRCGFEAQPSQEATTLNCFRGKGEGYRGTANTTAAGVPCQRWDAQLPHQHRFAPEKYACKFKHTSAPHAPLEENFCRNPDGDSHGPWCYTTDPGTPFDYCALRRCDDDQQPSILETAHQVLFDKCGKRVTRVDPLRSKLRVVGGQPGNSPWTVSLRNRQGQHFCGGSLVKEQWVLTARQCFSSCHTSLVGYEVWLGTLFQDPQPGEPDLQRIPMAKMVCGPSGSQLVLLKLERPVILNQRVALICLPPERYVVPPGTRCEIAGWGETKGTGDDTVLNIALLNVISNQECNVKHRGRVRESEMCTAGLLAPVGACEGDYGGPLACFTHDCWVLQGIIIPNRVCARPRWPAVFMRVSVFVDWIHKVMRLG; encoded by the exons ATGGGGCTGTGGTGGGTCACAGTGCAGCCTCCAGCCAGGAGGATGGGGTGGCTGCCACTCCTGCTGCTTCTGATACGGTTCTCAGGGGCCCCTG GGCAGCGCTCGCCCTTGAATGACTTCCAGGTGCTGCGAGGTACGGAGCTGCAACACCTGCTACATTCAGGGGGGCCCAGGCCTTGGCAAGAAGATGTGGCAAATGCTGAGGAGTGTGCAGGCCGCTGTGGGCCCCTCCTGGACTGCAG GGCCTTCCACTACAACTTGAGCAGCCATGGTTGCCAGTTGCTGCCATGGACCCAGCACTCACCTCATACACGACTGCAGCGTTCCGGGCGCTGTGACCTCTTCCAAAAGAAAA ACTATGTTCGCACCTGCATCGTGGACACCGGGGTCGAGTACCGGGGCACTGTGGCCATCACCGTGGGTGGCCTACCCTGCCAGCACTGGAGCCAGAGGTTTCCCAATGACCACAA GTTCACACCCACACTCCGGAACGGCTTGGAGGAAAACTTCTGCCGCAACCCGGACAGGGACCCGGGAGGTCCCTGGTGCTATACAACCGACCCTGCCGTGCGCTTCCAGAGCTGCGGCATAAAGTCCTGCCGGGAGG CCGCTTGCCTTTGGTGCAATGGTGAGGATTACCGCGGCTCAGTGGACAGCACCGAGTCAGGACGCGAATGTCAACGCTGGGACCTGCAGCACCCGCACCCACACCCCTTCGAGCCGAGCAA GTTTCTGGACAAAAATCTGGACGACAACTATTGCCGGAATCCGGACGGCTCGGAGCGGCCCTGGTGCTACACCACAGACCCGCAGATGGAGAGAGAGTTCTGCGACCTCCCCCGCTGCG GGTTCGAGGCACAGCCGAGCCAGGAAGCCACGACGCTCAACTGCTTCCGCGGGAAAGGCGAAGGCTACCGGGGCACAGCCAACACCACCGCCGCGGGCGTGCCCTGCCAGCGTTGGGATGCACAGCTCCCACATCAGCACCGCTTTGCGCCGGAAAAGTATGCGTGCAA GTTCAAGCACACTTCTGCCCCACACGCGCCCCTAGAGGAAAATTTCTGCCGGAACCCAGACGGGGATAGTCACGGGCCCTGGTGCTACACCACGGACCCGGGTACTCCATTCGACTACTGTGCGCTGCGGCGCTGTG ATGATGACCAACAGCCGTCCATCCTGGAGACTGCAC ACCAGGTGCTGTTTGATAAATGTGGCAAGAGAGTGACGCGAGTGGACCCGTTGCGCTCCAAGCTGCGTGTGGTCGGGGGCCAGCCTGGGAACTCACCCTGGACAGTCAGCTTGCGCAACCG GCAGGGCCAGCACTTCTGCGGAGGCTCCCTAGTGAAGGAGCAGTGGGTTCTGACTGCCCGGCAGTGTTTCTCCTCCTG CCATACATCTCTCGTGGGCTATGAGGTGTGGCTGGGCACCCTGTTCCAGGACCCACAGCCCGGGGAGCCAGACCTGCAGCGCATCCCAATGGCCAAGATGGTCTGCGGGCCCTCTGGTTCCCAGCTTGTTCTGCTCAAGTTGGAGAG ACCCGTGATCCTGAACCAGCGTGTGGCCCTGATCTGCCTGCCCCCTGAGCGGTATGTGGTGCCTCCAGGCACCAGGTGTGAGATTGCAGGCTGGGGTGAGACCAAAG GTACAGGGGACGACACAGTCCTGAACATAGCCCTCCTGAATGTCATCTCCAACCAGGAATGTAATGTCAAGCATCGAGGACGCGTACGGGAGAGTGAGATGTGCACTGCAGGACTGCTGGCCCCTGTGGGAGCCTGTGAG GGTGACTACGGGGGCCCACTTGCCTGCTTTACTCATGACTGCTGGGTCCTGCAGGGAATTATAATCCCCAACCGAGTGTGTGCACGGCCCCGCTGGCCAGCCGTCTTCATGCGTGTCTCTGTGTTTGTGGACTGGATTCACAAGGTCATGAGGCTGGGCTAG
- the MST1 gene encoding hepatocyte growth factor-like protein isoform X1, with amino-acid sequence MGLWWVTVQPPARRMGWLPLLLLLIRFSGAPGQRSPLNDFQVLRGTELQHLLHSGGPRPWQEDVANAEECAGRCGPLLDCRAFHYNLSSHGCQLLPWTQHSPHTRLQRSGRCDLFQKKNYVRTCIVDTGVEYRGTVAITVGGLPCQHWSQRFPNDHKFTPTLRNGLEENFCRNPDRDPGGPWCYTTDPAVRFQSCGIKSCREAACLWCNGEDYRGSVDSTESGRECQRWDLQHPHPHPFEPSKFLDKNLDDNYCRNPDGSERPWCYTTDPQMEREFCDLPRCGFEAQPSQEATTLNCFRGKGEGYRGTANTTAAGVPCQRWDAQLPHQHRFAPEKYACKDLRENFCRNPDGSEAPWCFTSRPGMRMAFCYQIRRCTDDVRPEDCYHGAGELYRGSVSKTRKGIRCQNWSAEMPHKPQFKHTSAPHAPLEENFCRNPDGDSHGPWCYTTDPGTPFDYCALRRCDDDQQPSILETAHQVLFDKCGKRVTRVDPLRSKLRVVGGQPGNSPWTVSLRNRQGQHFCGGSLVKEQWVLTARQCFSSCHTSLVGYEVWLGTLFQDPQPGEPDLQRIPMAKMVCGPSGSQLVLLKLERPVILNQRVALICLPPERYVVPPGTRCEIAGWGETKGTGDDTVLNIALLNVISNQECNVKHRGRVRESEMCTAGLLAPVGACEGDYGGPLACFTHDCWVLQGIIIPNRVCARPRWPAVFMRVSVFVDWIHKVMRLG; translated from the exons ATGGGGCTGTGGTGGGTCACAGTGCAGCCTCCAGCCAGGAGGATGGGGTGGCTGCCACTCCTGCTGCTTCTGATACGGTTCTCAGGGGCCCCTG GGCAGCGCTCGCCCTTGAATGACTTCCAGGTGCTGCGAGGTACGGAGCTGCAACACCTGCTACATTCAGGGGGGCCCAGGCCTTGGCAAGAAGATGTGGCAAATGCTGAGGAGTGTGCAGGCCGCTGTGGGCCCCTCCTGGACTGCAG GGCCTTCCACTACAACTTGAGCAGCCATGGTTGCCAGTTGCTGCCATGGACCCAGCACTCACCTCATACACGACTGCAGCGTTCCGGGCGCTGTGACCTCTTCCAAAAGAAAA ACTATGTTCGCACCTGCATCGTGGACACCGGGGTCGAGTACCGGGGCACTGTGGCCATCACCGTGGGTGGCCTACCCTGCCAGCACTGGAGCCAGAGGTTTCCCAATGACCACAA GTTCACACCCACACTCCGGAACGGCTTGGAGGAAAACTTCTGCCGCAACCCGGACAGGGACCCGGGAGGTCCCTGGTGCTATACAACCGACCCTGCCGTGCGCTTCCAGAGCTGCGGCATAAAGTCCTGCCGGGAGG CCGCTTGCCTTTGGTGCAATGGTGAGGATTACCGCGGCTCAGTGGACAGCACCGAGTCAGGACGCGAATGTCAACGCTGGGACCTGCAGCACCCGCACCCACACCCCTTCGAGCCGAGCAA GTTTCTGGACAAAAATCTGGACGACAACTATTGCCGGAATCCGGACGGCTCGGAGCGGCCCTGGTGCTACACCACAGACCCGCAGATGGAGAGAGAGTTCTGCGACCTCCCCCGCTGCG GGTTCGAGGCACAGCCGAGCCAGGAAGCCACGACGCTCAACTGCTTCCGCGGGAAAGGCGAAGGCTACCGGGGCACAGCCAACACCACCGCCGCGGGCGTGCCCTGCCAGCGTTGGGATGCACAGCTCCCACATCAGCACCGCTTTGCGCCGGAAAAGTATGCGTGCAA GGACCTTCGGGAGAACTTCTGTCGAAACCCCGACGGATCGGAGGCGCCCTGGTGCTTCACATCGCGGCCTGGCATGCGCATGGCCTTCTGTTACCAGATCCGGCGCTGCACCGACGACGTGCGGCCCGAGG ACTGCTACCATGGCGCAGGGGAACTGTACCGCGGCTCTGTTAGCAAAACCCGAAAGGGCATCCGGTGTCAGAACTGGTCGGCTGAGATGCCACACAAGCCGCA GTTCAAGCACACTTCTGCCCCACACGCGCCCCTAGAGGAAAATTTCTGCCGGAACCCAGACGGGGATAGTCACGGGCCCTGGTGCTACACCACGGACCCGGGTACTCCATTCGACTACTGTGCGCTGCGGCGCTGTG ATGATGACCAACAGCCGTCCATCCTGGAGACTGCAC ACCAGGTGCTGTTTGATAAATGTGGCAAGAGAGTGACGCGAGTGGACCCGTTGCGCTCCAAGCTGCGTGTGGTCGGGGGCCAGCCTGGGAACTCACCCTGGACAGTCAGCTTGCGCAACCG GCAGGGCCAGCACTTCTGCGGAGGCTCCCTAGTGAAGGAGCAGTGGGTTCTGACTGCCCGGCAGTGTTTCTCCTCCTG CCATACATCTCTCGTGGGCTATGAGGTGTGGCTGGGCACCCTGTTCCAGGACCCACAGCCCGGGGAGCCAGACCTGCAGCGCATCCCAATGGCCAAGATGGTCTGCGGGCCCTCTGGTTCCCAGCTTGTTCTGCTCAAGTTGGAGAG ACCCGTGATCCTGAACCAGCGTGTGGCCCTGATCTGCCTGCCCCCTGAGCGGTATGTGGTGCCTCCAGGCACCAGGTGTGAGATTGCAGGCTGGGGTGAGACCAAAG GTACAGGGGACGACACAGTCCTGAACATAGCCCTCCTGAATGTCATCTCCAACCAGGAATGTAATGTCAAGCATCGAGGACGCGTACGGGAGAGTGAGATGTGCACTGCAGGACTGCTGGCCCCTGTGGGAGCCTGTGAG GGTGACTACGGGGGCCCACTTGCCTGCTTTACTCATGACTGCTGGGTCCTGCAGGGAATTATAATCCCCAACCGAGTGTGTGCACGGCCCCGCTGGCCAGCCGTCTTCATGCGTGTCTCTGTGTTTGTGGACTGGATTCACAAGGTCATGAGGCTGGGCTAG